A DNA window from Cryptosporangium phraense contains the following coding sequences:
- a CDS encoding hemolysin family protein: protein MDSVGAQLALVALLVLVNAAFAGSEIALISLRESQLQRLSRHGAGGRVLARLARDSNRFMATIQVGITLAGFLASATAAVSLASPLVGPLGFLGDAARPVAIVLVTVLLTFVTLVFGELAPKRIAMQRAEGWALAVARPLDLLSTLSRPVIWLLGVTTDAVVRLAGGDPDRQREEVTREEVTEMVSSHKGFTPLQQTMIVGALEVGDRVLREILVPRREAFVLSSDLSVPRARAELAASGHSRAPVASRGSLDDVIGVVHLRDLLDDSVDLVSRVRPVPALPGSMRVPDALRELSLARTQMALVVDEHGDIDGLVTVEDLVEEVVGEIYDETDKDIRSVQIAEDGSMVLPGSFPVHDLIDIAIELPHRPEGDYTTVAGLILAVLGRIPRSPGDEVTVDRWAFEVLAVRRRAITEVRVRPDLSAGVEPQEVEEVAAAE, encoded by the coding sequence ATGGACTCCGTCGGTGCCCAGCTGGCACTCGTCGCCCTGCTCGTCCTCGTCAACGCTGCGTTCGCCGGGAGTGAGATCGCGCTGATCTCGCTGCGGGAGAGCCAGCTGCAGCGGCTGTCGCGCCACGGCGCCGGTGGCCGGGTGCTGGCGCGGCTGGCCCGCGACTCGAACCGCTTCATGGCCACGATCCAGGTCGGGATCACGCTGGCCGGGTTCCTCGCGTCGGCGACCGCGGCCGTGTCGCTGGCGTCGCCCCTGGTGGGGCCCTTGGGCTTTCTCGGCGACGCGGCCCGGCCGGTCGCGATCGTCCTGGTGACCGTGTTGCTGACGTTCGTGACGCTGGTGTTCGGCGAGCTCGCGCCGAAGCGGATCGCGATGCAGCGGGCCGAGGGGTGGGCGCTGGCGGTGGCGCGGCCGCTGGACCTGCTCTCGACGCTGAGCCGGCCGGTGATCTGGCTGCTGGGCGTCACGACGGATGCGGTGGTGCGGCTGGCCGGGGGAGATCCGGACCGGCAGCGCGAGGAGGTCACCCGGGAAGAGGTGACCGAGATGGTGAGCTCGCACAAGGGCTTCACGCCGCTCCAGCAGACGATGATCGTCGGGGCGCTCGAGGTGGGCGACCGGGTGCTGCGCGAGATCCTGGTGCCGCGCCGGGAAGCGTTCGTGCTGTCGTCCGATCTGTCGGTTCCGCGGGCGCGTGCCGAGCTGGCGGCGTCCGGGCACAGCCGGGCGCCGGTGGCTTCGCGGGGGTCGCTGGACGACGTCATCGGGGTCGTGCATCTGCGCGATCTCCTGGACGATTCCGTGGATCTGGTTTCGCGGGTCCGGCCGGTGCCGGCGTTGCCGGGGAGCATGCGGGTGCCGGACGCCCTGCGGGAGCTGTCGCTGGCCCGGACCCAGATGGCGCTGGTCGTCGACGAGCACGGCGACATCGACGGGCTGGTGACCGTGGAGGACCTGGTCGAGGAGGTCGTCGGCGAGATCTACGACGAGACCGACAAGGACATCCGGTCGGTGCAGATCGCCGAGGACGGGTCGATGGTGCTGCCGGGGTCGTTCCCGGTGCACGACCTGATCGACATCGCGATCGAGTTGCCGCACCGTCCGGAGGGGGATTACACCACGGTGGCTGGGCTGATCCTGGCGGTGCTGGGGCGGATCCCGCGGTCGCCGGGGGACGAGGTGACCGTGGATCGGTGGGCGTTCGAGGTGCTCGCGGTTCGGCGGCGGGCGATCACCGAGGTGCGGGTTCGGCCGGACCTTTCGGCTGGGGTGGAGCCGCAGGAAGTTGAAGAGGTCGCGGCGGCGGAGTGA
- a CDS encoding Rv3235 family protein — translation MPVITRPPALEPPALTLLRPPALHLRSVPPELPFRPAVPTKATAKKVSFGPQATPRNALPDPIAHARALVLALLEVLSGRRPVQQLRAHLTEDAYHRLAGRLQRARAGVRSTPYRPRNRTRIHLGRTLLCEPADGVAEVTVLADVGTRTRAVAIRLEGLDGRWRCPVLTIL, via the coding sequence GTGCCCGTCATCACCCGGCCACCCGCCCTCGAGCCACCAGCCCTGACGCTCCTGCGTCCGCCCGCGCTCCACCTCCGGTCGGTCCCGCCGGAACTCCCGTTCCGTCCGGCCGTCCCCACGAAAGCCACCGCGAAGAAGGTCTCCTTCGGACCCCAGGCGACGCCTCGGAACGCGCTGCCGGACCCGATCGCCCACGCGCGGGCCCTCGTCCTGGCCCTGCTCGAGGTCTTGAGCGGACGCCGACCGGTCCAGCAGCTCCGCGCCCACCTCACCGAGGACGCCTATCACCGCCTGGCCGGGCGCCTCCAGCGAGCGCGGGCCGGCGTCCGCTCCACGCCCTACCGGCCCCGCAACCGCACCCGCATCCATCTCGGACGCACGCTCCTCTGCGAACCGGCCGACGGCGTCGCCGAAGTCACGGTCCTGGCCGACGTCGGCACCCGAACCCGCGCCGTCGCCATCCGCCTGGAAGGCCTCGACGGCCGCTGGCGCTGCCCGGTCCTCACGATCCTCTGA
- a CDS encoding SEC-C metal-binding domain-containing protein has protein sequence MATDSPLGAAAGARKAVAPGQKTGAGPSRNAPCPCGSGKKYKRCHGAPGGPA, from the coding sequence GTGGCGACCGACTCGCCGCTGGGTGCGGCGGCCGGCGCGCGGAAGGCCGTCGCCCCGGGTCAGAAGACCGGTGCGGGTCCGTCGCGGAACGCTCCCTGCCCGTGTGGCTCGGGCAAGAAGTACAAGCGCTGCCACGGCGCGCCCGGCGGTCCGGCCTAG